One Solibacillus isronensis DNA segment encodes these proteins:
- the pth gene encoding aminoacyl-tRNA hydrolase, protein MKLIIGLGNPGKPYEHTRHNIGFDVIDELANRWNAPLNQTKFNGMYATVHRPEGKVILLKPLTYMNLSGECVRPLMDYFDIEIEDIIVIYDDLDLETGKLRLRGKGSAGGHNGIKSLIQHLGTQEFNRIRVGVSRPPAGMKVADYVLAKFSKEDQPIVKEAVEKSCDAVETALTKPFLEVMNKFNGA, encoded by the coding sequence GTGAAATTAATTATTGGTTTAGGAAATCCGGGAAAACCATATGAACATACACGCCATAATATAGGTTTTGATGTGATTGATGAATTAGCCAATCGATGGAATGCACCATTAAATCAAACTAAATTTAATGGTATGTATGCAACGGTTCATCGTCCTGAAGGAAAAGTCATTTTATTGAAGCCACTAACATATATGAATTTATCAGGAGAATGTGTTAGACCTCTAATGGATTATTTTGATATAGAAATTGAAGATATTATTGTTATTTATGATGATTTAGATCTGGAAACGGGTAAGTTAAGATTACGCGGCAAAGGAAGCGCTGGGGGACATAACGGGATTAAGTCATTAATTCAGCATTTAGGGACACAGGAATTTAACCGAATCCGTGTCGGAGTAAGTCGCCCGCCAGCAGGTATGAAAGTCGCGGATTACGTATTGGCCAAATTTTCTAAAGAGGATCAGCCAATTGTAAAAGAAGCTGTCGAAAAGAGCTGTGATGCTGTGGAAACAGCTTTAACAAAGCCGTTTTTAGAAGTGATGAACAAATTTAACGGCGCATAA
- a CDS encoding anti-sigma-F factor Fin family protein, protein MPVRYRCRHCEVEIGTLPFDAEETVQKLHLFEIGEIDEFIKKNERGETTVYSICEHCEDSLRQFPDYYALKRWLQ, encoded by the coding sequence ATGCCTGTACGCTACCGCTGTAGACATTGTGAGGTAGAGATTGGTACTTTGCCTTTCGATGCAGAAGAAACGGTTCAAAAGCTTCATTTGTTTGAAATAGGTGAAATCGATGAATTCATTAAAAAAAATGAGCGGGGAGAAACGACCGTTTACAGCATTTGTGAGCATTGTGAAGATTCATTGCGTCAGTTTCCCGATTACTATGCGTTAAAAAGATGGTTACAGTAG
- the mfd gene encoding transcription-repair coupling factor yields MDTIHQIFKKDKQIDNMIEQIQKGQANDHLITGLTGSARPALIHTIYQETNKSIYIVSSNLLQAQKLVDDLTALVGEGHVHYYPAEEFIAANMTTSSHELRAQRIATLGRLVNQERGIYIIPVAGMRSMLSSPQKWLGYELYTSLGQDVDINIWLDKLVEMGYTRSEMVTTPGEFAMRGGILDIYPPYAQDPIRIELFDTEVDSIRTFSADNQRSIEKLNDIKIFPATELLLTKEERIKLAERLEGSLAASLKKVRKKETQELLMQNIQHDIELLRLGHLPDYIAKYGSLLFEQPYFLGDYFKEDGLVLFDELGRIQEVMEAWEREENEWFVSLIEGGKMLHDVKPSHSLKEVLSMLKQQKMYFALFTRTFAGITLKKTVNISCKPMQQFHGQIALLQNEIERWSNEKFIVLFTASSESRIKAMQNLLDDYHIASTIGYADAPGIYLVNTALSSGFELPLQKIAVVTDDELFKQQAKKKSRPQQMTNAERIKSYTEIKSGDYVVHVHHGIGKYIGIETLVVNGTHQDYLHVRYREDDKLYVPVDQIELIQRYVPSGEKEPKLHKLGGTEWKKTHKKVSNAVQDIADDLIKLYAKREAEKGYAFSPDSDEQRSFEAAFPYEETEDQLRTIAEVKKDMERERPMDRLVCGDVGYGKTEVAIRAAFKAILDGKQVAFLVPTTILAQQHYETISKRFEDYAINVGLLSRFRTKKQQTDTLKGLKEGTVDMVIGTHRILSKDVVYQDLGLLIVDEEQRFGVTHKEKIKQLRTNVDVLTLTATPIPRTLHMSMVGVRDLSVIETPPQNRFPVQTYVMEHNGALVREAIEREMARGGQVFYLYNRVEDITRRVEEIQMLVPDARVAFAHGKMTEAKLESVILSFIEGEYDVLVTTTIIETGVDIPNVNTLIVHDADRMGLSQLYQLRGRVGRSNRIAYAYFMYERDKVLTEVAEQRLQAVKEFTELGSGFKIAMRDLSIRGAGNLLGAQQHGFIDSIGFDLYSQMLEEAVEERRTGVKREEKQDVEIMLHVDAYIPDAYIPDGYQKIQMYKRIKAMERIEDYLEIIDELQDRFGDLPVETERLMRVARMKVWAKEADVLSIKEKQQVVSIILSEEGTANTNGAQIVEQSMEFGRAVGFGMEGTQLVITVDYNKCGNHLPFEVVEKMMQIIASAKKDS; encoded by the coding sequence GTGGATACGATACATCAAATATTTAAAAAAGATAAACAGATTGATAATATGATAGAGCAAATTCAAAAGGGTCAAGCAAACGATCACCTCATTACGGGGTTAACGGGAAGTGCAAGACCTGCATTGATCCATACAATCTATCAAGAGACAAATAAATCGATTTATATCGTGTCCTCAAACCTATTGCAGGCGCAAAAGTTAGTAGATGATTTGACTGCATTAGTTGGTGAAGGGCATGTTCATTATTACCCTGCTGAGGAGTTTATCGCAGCAAATATGACGACTTCTTCCCATGAGCTGCGTGCACAGCGTATTGCTACATTAGGGCGTTTAGTCAATCAGGAACGCGGAATCTACATTATTCCAGTTGCAGGTATGAGAAGTATGTTAAGTTCACCTCAAAAATGGCTTGGATACGAACTTTACACTTCTTTAGGCCAAGATGTCGACATCAATATTTGGTTAGATAAACTTGTTGAAATGGGCTATACGAGAAGTGAAATGGTTACAACACCAGGTGAGTTTGCGATGCGCGGAGGGATTTTGGATATTTATCCGCCATATGCACAAGATCCGATCCGTATTGAGTTATTTGATACGGAAGTAGATTCGATTCGTACTTTTTCTGCCGATAATCAGCGCTCAATTGAAAAATTGAATGATATCAAAATTTTCCCGGCCACAGAGCTTCTTTTAACGAAAGAAGAGCGTATAAAACTTGCAGAACGCCTGGAAGGGTCATTGGCAGCTAGTTTAAAAAAGGTGCGTAAAAAGGAAACGCAGGAATTGCTCATGCAAAATATTCAACATGATATTGAGCTGCTGCGTCTTGGCCATCTGCCGGATTATATTGCAAAATATGGCTCGCTTTTATTTGAACAGCCGTATTTCTTAGGCGATTACTTTAAAGAGGACGGTCTTGTTTTATTTGATGAATTGGGCCGTATTCAGGAAGTAATGGAAGCCTGGGAACGTGAAGAAAATGAATGGTTTGTTTCATTGATTGAAGGGGGGAAAATGCTTCACGATGTAAAGCCATCCCATTCTTTAAAAGAAGTGCTTTCAATGCTGAAACAGCAGAAAATGTATTTCGCATTATTCACAAGAACATTTGCAGGCATCACTCTTAAAAAGACAGTCAACATTTCCTGTAAACCGATGCAGCAATTCCACGGGCAAATTGCCTTACTGCAAAATGAAATCGAACGTTGGTCAAATGAAAAATTCATCGTGTTATTTACGGCCAGTTCAGAAAGCCGGATAAAGGCGATGCAAAATTTACTGGATGATTATCATATAGCGTCAACAATCGGTTATGCTGATGCACCGGGTATTTATTTAGTCAATACGGCATTGTCGTCAGGTTTTGAGCTGCCATTACAGAAAATAGCGGTTGTTACGGATGATGAGCTCTTTAAACAGCAGGCTAAGAAAAAATCACGGCCACAGCAGATGACAAATGCTGAACGAATAAAGTCTTATACCGAAATTAAATCAGGCGATTATGTTGTACACGTACATCACGGTATCGGGAAATATATTGGCATCGAAACACTTGTTGTGAATGGTACACATCAAGATTATTTGCATGTACGCTACCGTGAGGACGATAAGTTATATGTACCTGTAGATCAAATCGAACTGATTCAGCGTTATGTGCCATCAGGTGAAAAAGAACCGAAACTCCATAAACTAGGCGGCACGGAATGGAAGAAAACACATAAGAAAGTTTCAAATGCAGTACAGGATATTGCAGATGATTTAATCAAACTTTACGCAAAGCGCGAAGCAGAAAAAGGTTATGCCTTTTCTCCGGATTCCGATGAACAACGAAGCTTTGAGGCGGCTTTCCCATATGAGGAGACAGAAGATCAGTTACGTACAATTGCTGAAGTGAAAAAGGATATGGAGCGGGAACGTCCAATGGATCGCCTCGTTTGCGGAGATGTAGGATACGGAAAAACAGAAGTTGCCATTCGTGCTGCATTTAAAGCCATTTTAGATGGCAAACAAGTGGCGTTTTTAGTGCCGACTACGATTTTGGCACAACAGCACTATGAAACGATTTCGAAGCGTTTTGAAGACTATGCGATCAATGTAGGGCTGCTTAGTCGTTTCCGCACGAAAAAGCAGCAGACAGACACGTTAAAAGGCTTAAAAGAAGGTACAGTTGATATGGTGATCGGTACACACCGTATTCTATCGAAGGATGTAGTATATCAAGATTTAGGCCTGCTTATCGTCGATGAAGAGCAGCGTTTTGGTGTAACACATAAAGAGAAGATTAAGCAGTTGCGGACAAATGTCGATGTACTGACGTTAACAGCAACACCTATTCCGCGTACATTGCACATGTCAATGGTAGGGGTGCGTGACTTGTCGGTTATCGAAACACCGCCACAAAACCGTTTCCCTGTCCAAACATATGTAATGGAGCATAACGGCGCGCTTGTGCGTGAAGCAATTGAGCGTGAAATGGCGCGCGGTGGACAAGTGTTTTATTTATATAATCGTGTAGAGGATATTACAAGAAGAGTAGAAGAAATTCAGATGCTCGTTCCGGATGCACGAGTTGCCTTTGCGCATGGGAAAATGACAGAGGCAAAGCTTGAATCGGTTATTCTATCGTTTATAGAAGGTGAGTATGATGTTCTTGTCACAACAACGATTATCGAAACAGGTGTAGATATTCCAAATGTAAATACTTTAATTGTTCATGATGCGGATCGTATGGGTCTTTCTCAGCTGTATCAGTTGCGAGGGCGTGTAGGGCGTTCAAATCGTATTGCCTATGCGTATTTTATGTATGAACGTGATAAAGTTCTTACTGAAGTGGCAGAGCAGCGTTTACAGGCAGTAAAAGAATTTACGGAATTAGGATCAGGCTTCAAAATTGCGATGCGTGACTTATCGATTCGCGGTGCCGGGAATTTACTTGGTGCTCAGCAACATGGCTTTATCGATTCAATCGGTTTTGATTTGTATTCGCAAATGCTGGAAGAAGCAGTTGAAGAACGTCGCACCGGTGTGAAGAGAGAAGAGAAGCAGGATGTCGAGATTATGCTGCATGTTGATGCGTATATTCCAGACGCGTATATTCCGGATGGCTACCAAAAAATCCAGATGTATAAACGGATTAAAGCGATGGAACGCATAGAGGATTATTTGGAAATTATTGATGAACTACAAGACCGCTTTGGAGATTTACCGGTTGAAACAGAGCGTCTGATGCGTGTGGCCCGTATGAAAGTTTGGGCAAAAGAGGCAGATGTGCTTTCAATAAAAGAAAAGCAGCAGGTTGTATCTATTATTCTTTCGGAAGAAGGAACGGCCAATACAAACGGTGCGCAAATTGTTGAGCAATCAATGGAGTTTGGTCGTGCAGTCGGCTTTGGAATGGAAGGAACACAGCTAGTAATTACAGTAGATTACAATAAGTGCGGGAATCACCTGCCATTTGAAGTAGTAGAAAAAATGATGCAAATTATTGCGTCTGCGAAAAAAGATTCATAA
- the mazG gene encoding nucleoside triphosphate pyrophosphohydrolase, giving the protein MNQLTVIGLGAADFEQMQMGVYKKIKAAKKIYVRTEDHPVIQDLKLEGIEFTSFDDVYIKHGSFGPVYEEIAKRLIEAVAQEGIMYAVPGHPLVAEQTVQHLIEADQSGQINLVIEGGQSFLDPIFGALKIDPIEGFQLLDGTSMSIHDMNMRQHILIAQVYDSFSASEVKLTLMEKYRDDYPVTIVTAAGSSQESLRTVPLYELDQAAEINNLTTVYVPPVQSDEEALRDWTTFRQIIATLRGPDGCPWDQKQTHESLKKYLLEEAHEFLAAVDAEDDFAMVEELGDVLLQVFLHAQIGEDNGYFTLEEVLASISEKMIRRHPHVFGDVTAEDAETVVANWEAIKKQEKGHADDEPLLKNEYSPYSSLQTSYNYQKKAATVGFDWPNADDAWEKFTEEWQEFRDEITQGNEISRTDEFGDVLFTLVNIARFYKISPEEAMLHANEKFARRFHFVEQSVAKSGKAFSDFTLEQLDAFWNEAKQLEKGE; this is encoded by the coding sequence TTGAATCAGTTAACCGTTATTGGCTTAGGAGCAGCCGATTTTGAACAAATGCAAATGGGTGTTTATAAAAAAATCAAAGCAGCCAAAAAAATATATGTCCGAACAGAGGACCATCCTGTCATCCAGGACTTAAAACTGGAAGGGATCGAGTTTACGAGCTTTGATGATGTGTATATTAAGCATGGCTCGTTCGGTCCCGTTTATGAAGAAATTGCAAAACGTCTTATTGAGGCTGTAGCACAAGAGGGCATTATGTATGCTGTTCCGGGACATCCGCTCGTAGCAGAGCAGACAGTCCAGCACTTAATTGAAGCGGACCAGAGCGGGCAGATCAATCTTGTAATCGAGGGCGGACAAAGCTTTTTGGACCCGATTTTCGGCGCTTTAAAAATTGATCCGATTGAAGGGTTTCAACTATTGGACGGGACGAGCATGTCGATCCATGATATGAACATGCGTCAGCACATTTTGATTGCCCAAGTGTATGATTCGTTCAGTGCATCAGAAGTAAAGCTCACATTAATGGAAAAGTATCGTGATGACTATCCAGTAACGATTGTGACAGCAGCGGGTTCCTCACAGGAGTCGTTGCGCACTGTGCCGCTTTATGAGCTAGATCAGGCAGCTGAGATCAACAATTTAACGACGGTATATGTACCACCTGTTCAATCTGATGAGGAAGCATTACGAGACTGGACAACATTCCGTCAAATCATTGCAACATTGCGTGGTCCAGACGGTTGTCCTTGGGATCAGAAGCAAACACATGAATCATTAAAAAAATACTTATTGGAAGAAGCGCATGAGTTTTTAGCAGCGGTCGATGCCGAAGATGACTTTGCTATGGTTGAAGAGCTCGGCGATGTCCTTTTACAAGTGTTTTTACATGCGCAAATCGGGGAAGATAACGGTTATTTCACATTGGAAGAAGTGCTTGCATCGATTAGCGAAAAAATGATTCGCCGCCATCCGCATGTATTTGGGGATGTGACTGCAGAAGATGCGGAAACTGTAGTAGCCAATTGGGAAGCAATTAAAAAGCAGGAAAAAGGCCATGCAGATGACGAACCATTATTAAAGAATGAATATAGTCCGTACTCATCGCTTCAAACATCGTACAATTACCAGAAAAAAGCGGCGACAGTCGGTTTTGATTGGCCTAATGCTGACGATGCATGGGAGAAGTTTACGGAAGAATGGCAAGAATTCCGCGATGAAATAACGCAAGGTAATGAAATAAGCCGTACCGATGAATTCGGGGATGTATTATTCACACTTGTGAACATCGCACGCTTCTATAAAATTTCACCTGAAGAAGCGATGCTACATGCCAACGAAAAATTTGCACGTCGCTTTCATTTTGTTGAGCAAAGTGTAGCAAAGAGCGGCAAGGCGTTCAGTGATTTTACATTAGAGCAGCTGGATGCATTTTGGAATGAAGCAAAACAACTGGAAAAAGGGGAGTAA
- a CDS encoding putative polysaccharide biosynthesis protein, whose product MTSQSYGMKNYMKGALLLTVAALLVKILSAIYRVPYQNLVGDQGFYVYQQVYPFISFFVVWTSSGFAVAISKMLADIEGRGGTFEEKRSVSHIIFYYLTALALIFFCLLFFGAQPLANLMEDPQLAGLLQVGSFITLCMPLLAVLKGNFQSESKMQPVAYAQVFEQMIRVSIILVGTIVLMQYTQSVYAAGKMAMLGTVVGEIAGIVLLLYFLKRQYQPSGKIVRVKIWPILKEVTLYSIAISMSALLLLCFQLVDSFTIYKMLVHSGMPTLEAMEVKGIYDRGQPLVQLGIVIATSLSLAIVPLVALKANQPNGRGAKPFIQLTFRSSLIFGVAAALGLILVMPYVNQMLFKTDAYSNVLKLYSFQIIPLSIILTFTAILQGYSKLKGPAVFLGLGIVLKWIGNIILIPHYDVLGAAIASNIGLIFTAAALIVYLKKLTAIRLANRSFYKKLAIACLVMIAVVQGAVYSLNSLFTGLFSRFDALIYSGVLVMLGAGAFITAVAKMRVLTEKDWFLIPLGRRMAAYQLLLNRKK is encoded by the coding sequence ATGACTTCGCAAAGTTATGGTATGAAAAATTATATGAAGGGTGCTCTACTTCTGACAGTAGCAGCGCTATTAGTAAAAATACTAAGTGCCATCTACCGGGTTCCTTATCAAAACTTAGTAGGTGATCAAGGATTTTATGTGTATCAGCAAGTGTACCCGTTTATCTCATTTTTTGTCGTATGGACATCAAGCGGATTTGCTGTTGCCATTTCCAAAATGCTCGCTGATATTGAAGGGCGAGGTGGTACATTTGAAGAAAAACGATCTGTATCGCACATTATCTTTTACTATTTAACAGCACTGGCTCTTATCTTCTTCTGTCTGTTATTTTTTGGTGCGCAGCCATTAGCTAATTTGATGGAAGATCCTCAGCTGGCCGGACTATTGCAAGTTGGCTCTTTTATTACGTTATGTATGCCACTTCTTGCTGTTTTAAAGGGCAACTTCCAATCGGAAAGTAAGATGCAGCCAGTTGCCTATGCTCAAGTGTTCGAACAGATGATTCGGGTATCGATTATATTAGTCGGAACAATTGTTTTGATGCAGTACACACAATCTGTTTACGCAGCGGGGAAAATGGCGATGCTCGGTACAGTTGTCGGGGAAATAGCAGGTATTGTCCTGCTGCTCTACTTTTTGAAACGGCAGTATCAGCCATCTGGAAAAATAGTTCGTGTGAAAATTTGGCCGATTTTAAAAGAGGTCACATTATACAGTATCGCGATCAGTATGAGTGCGCTGCTATTATTATGCTTCCAGCTTGTAGATTCATTTACGATATATAAAATGCTTGTCCATTCGGGAATGCCTACACTAGAAGCGATGGAAGTGAAGGGGATTTATGACCGCGGACAACCGCTTGTACAGCTTGGAATCGTTATTGCTACTTCTTTATCGCTGGCCATTGTACCGCTCGTTGCATTAAAGGCAAATCAGCCTAATGGTCGCGGTGCAAAGCCGTTTATCCAATTGACTTTCCGGAGCTCCCTCATATTCGGAGTTGCTGCGGCACTCGGATTAATACTTGTTATGCCTTACGTGAATCAAATGCTGTTTAAAACAGATGCCTATTCAAATGTGTTGAAGCTTTATTCGTTTCAAATTATTCCATTATCGATTATTTTAACGTTTACAGCAATTTTACAAGGCTATAGTAAATTAAAGGGGCCAGCCGTTTTTTTAGGGCTCGGAATCGTATTAAAATGGATAGGGAACATTATTTTAATCCCGCATTATGATGTGTTGGGCGCGGCAATAGCGAGTAATATCGGACTGATTTTTACAGCCGCCGCACTTATCGTTTATTTAAAAAAACTGACGGCGATCCGTCTGGCGAATCGCTCGTTTTATAAAAAACTGGCCATTGCCTGTCTCGTCATGATTGCCGTCGTACAAGGTGCTGTTTATAGCTTAAACAGCCTGTTTACCGGCTTGTTTAGTCGCTTTGATGCACTTATTTACAGCGGTGTGCTCGTCATGCTAGGCGCAGGGGCTTTTATTACAGCAGTCGCAAAAATGCGTGTATTAACAGAGAAGGATTGGTTTTTAATCCCGCTCGGCAGAAGAATGGCTGCATATCAACTATTGTTAAATCGAAAGAAGTAG
- a CDS encoding ribose-phosphate diphosphokinase produces MPYQYADSKLKIFSLNSNNPLAKEIADEMGLELGKSSVKHFSDGEVQISIEESIRGMDVFIVQSTSAPVNEHLMELLIMIDAVKRASARTVNVVMPYYGYARQDRKAKAREPITAKLVANLLETAGATRVIVLDLHAPQIQGFFDILIDHLVAVPLLAEHFGTKGFNEEELVIVSPDHGGVTRARKLAERLKAPIAIIDKRRPKPNVAEVMNIVGNVDGKVCILIDDIIDTAGTITIGAEALIKSGAKEVYACCSHPVLSGPAIERIENSPIKELVVTNTIQLSEEKLSPKIQQLSVAKLMADAISRIYENKSVSTLFD; encoded by the coding sequence ATGCCGTATCAATACGCTGACTCAAAATTAAAAATCTTCTCATTAAATTCTAACAATCCACTTGCCAAAGAGATTGCCGATGAAATGGGTCTAGAACTAGGGAAATCATCTGTTAAACACTTCAGTGATGGAGAAGTCCAAATTAGCATTGAAGAAAGTATTCGAGGAATGGATGTATTTATCGTTCAATCTACTTCTGCACCTGTTAATGAGCATTTAATGGAACTTTTAATTATGATTGATGCTGTTAAACGTGCATCTGCTCGTACAGTAAACGTTGTTATGCCTTACTATGGCTATGCACGTCAAGACCGTAAAGCAAAAGCGCGTGAACCAATCACTGCTAAATTAGTAGCAAACTTACTTGAAACTGCCGGTGCAACTCGTGTAATCGTATTGGATCTACACGCACCTCAAATTCAAGGTTTCTTTGATATTTTAATCGACCATTTAGTGGCTGTACCACTACTTGCTGAACATTTCGGGACAAAAGGATTTAATGAAGAGGAATTAGTTATTGTTTCTCCAGACCATGGTGGTGTAACACGTGCGCGTAAATTAGCAGAGCGCTTAAAAGCTCCAATTGCAATTATTGATAAGCGTCGTCCAAAACCAAATGTGGCAGAAGTAATGAACATTGTTGGTAATGTAGATGGTAAAGTATGTATTTTAATCGATGATATTATCGATACGGCAGGTACGATTACGATTGGTGCAGAGGCATTAATTAAGAGCGGTGCTAAAGAAGTTTACGCATGTTGTTCACACCCTGTATTATCAGGTCCAGCAATTGAGCGTATTGAAAATTCTCCAATTAAAGAATTAGTTGTAACAAACACAATTCAATTATCGGAAGAAAAACTATCTCCAAAAATTCAGCAATTATCAGTTGCAAAATTAATGGCAGATGCAATCTCTCGTATTTACGAAAATAAATCTGTAAGTACATTATTTGACTAA
- a CDS encoding MFS transporter, translating to MRTHNEKMSIYHGMASAVAQNTSNSYIPIFAMTILGATNYQVGLISSLPPLITLLMTLPAAILLNRAFEQKRLVAFSVLAARFVFLLIAFISYVPGSFGSWLLLGLIAAMSVPNTMANMGWQSFIGNIIEETRRAQFFSDRNRLLTVVGLFVTLTIGIVMKDMTANRIAYQILFMFTFVIGVVELYFLLKHDEPARELNVEKKRAMDWSIFKDNKYVLFLIVALVFNFGWQMAWGVFNIYNVRYAEATIFWISMFNVANMIAQIFSFSLWRKWSQKYGNMSVFVWVAFGMSTAPLLMVLSTNLYYLVAMSFLSGLFVSGTVLILFNLLLENSPQEVRTYCITTYNVLLAVIAFSSPQIGIWLLETYSMEIAMYLSTAVRFFAAVGFLVLFLVRKMREKSLAQY from the coding sequence ATGAGAACACATAATGAAAAAATGAGTATTTACCACGGGATGGCATCAGCTGTTGCACAAAATACTTCAAACAGCTACATTCCGATTTTTGCAATGACGATTCTTGGTGCGACAAATTACCAGGTTGGGTTGATCAGTTCTTTGCCACCGTTAATTACATTGCTTATGACGTTGCCGGCTGCCATTTTACTAAACCGTGCATTTGAACAAAAAAGGCTCGTTGCTTTCTCTGTATTGGCAGCACGCTTTGTTTTCCTGCTAATTGCTTTTATTAGTTATGTACCAGGCAGTTTTGGTTCATGGTTGCTGCTTGGCCTGATTGCTGCGATGAGTGTCCCGAATACGATGGCTAATATGGGGTGGCAGTCATTTATCGGCAATATTATTGAGGAAACGCGTCGAGCCCAGTTTTTCAGTGACCGTAATCGCTTGCTTACAGTTGTAGGCCTATTTGTTACATTAACAATTGGCATTGTTATGAAAGACATGACCGCTAATCGGATAGCTTATCAAATACTATTCATGTTTACTTTTGTAATCGGGGTTGTTGAACTGTATTTTTTATTAAAGCATGATGAACCAGCGCGTGAACTGAATGTGGAAAAGAAACGTGCAATGGATTGGTCGATTTTTAAAGACAATAAATATGTCCTGTTTTTAATTGTTGCGCTTGTTTTTAACTTTGGCTGGCAAATGGCATGGGGTGTTTTTAATATTTATAATGTTCGTTATGCAGAAGCAACAATCTTTTGGATTAGTATGTTCAACGTTGCAAATATGATTGCCCAAATTTTTTCATTTTCGCTTTGGCGTAAATGGTCGCAAAAATATGGCAATATGAGTGTCTTCGTCTGGGTTGCTTTTGGTATGTCGACAGCACCATTACTGATGGTTTTATCGACTAACCTATATTATTTAGTCGCAATGTCCTTTCTTTCCGGGTTGTTTGTTTCAGGAACGGTTTTAATATTGTTTAATCTATTACTGGAAAATTCACCGCAGGAAGTCCGCACATATTGTATAACAACCTATAATGTGCTGCTGGCAGTCATTGCATTTTCTTCTCCGCAAATCGGGATTTGGCTGCTCGAAACTTACTCGATGGAAATAGCGATGTATTTATCAACAGCAGTTCGCTTTTTTGCAGCAGTAGGCTTTTTAGTGCTCTTCCTTGTAAGGAAAATGCGCGAGAAATCATTGGCACAATACTAG
- a CDS encoding 50S ribosomal protein L25/general stress protein Ctc, giving the protein MTTVLQATKRETGKRSILTQLRNEGQLAGVLYGYETKTTPISLDYRDTAKAVQTYGSTSVFKIEVGGKRVNAVLTDIQRDALKGHVKHVDFLAINMKEELEVDVPIAFIGTSVGVKEGGVITQPNHTLKIKVKPSEIPDTIEIDVSELAVGESLSVGNVRNQFTAFTIVDNDDYTLATVTPPAAPVEDVDANADNVTADDLDATGEKLSPEKPGRED; this is encoded by the coding sequence ATGACTACAGTATTACAAGCAACGAAGCGAGAAACTGGGAAACGTTCGATATTAACCCAACTTAGAAATGAAGGCCAACTGGCAGGTGTGCTATATGGCTATGAAACTAAAACAACACCAATTTCGTTGGATTATAGAGATACTGCTAAAGCAGTTCAAACATATGGTTCAACAAGTGTGTTTAAAATTGAAGTAGGCGGGAAAAGAGTAAATGCAGTACTTACTGATATCCAACGTGATGCACTAAAAGGACATGTGAAGCACGTTGACTTCCTTGCTATCAATATGAAAGAAGAACTTGAAGTGGATGTTCCAATCGCATTTATCGGAACTTCAGTTGGTGTAAAAGAAGGTGGAGTAATTACTCAACCTAACCATACATTGAAAATTAAAGTGAAGCCAAGCGAAATTCCAGACACAATTGAAATCGATGTATCCGAATTAGCAGTTGGTGAATCGTTATCTGTGGGTAATGTTCGTAATCAATTTACAGCGTTTACAATTGTAGATAATGATGACTATACATTAGCAACGGTAACACCGCCAGCAGCACCAGTTGAAGATGTTGATGCAAATGCAGATAATGTAACAGCCGATGATCTTGATGCAACGGGAGAAAAATTATCGCCTGAAAAACCAGGCAGAGAAGATTAA
- the spoVT gene encoding stage V sporulation protein T, producing MKATGIVRRIDDLGRVVIPKEIRRTLRIREGDPLEIYTDREGEVILKKYSPINDLGEFAQQYAESLFETLGTPTLISDRDEVIAVAGVSKKDYVTRRLTVFAEDIIKNRSPVSEKLEMSIELVAGQYEQVKSYCIVPIVSNGDPIGAIYLISRAHFIGEVEQKTAETAANFLAKQMEN from the coding sequence ATGAAAGCAACAGGAATAGTTCGCCGCATCGATGATTTAGGTCGTGTTGTTATCCCAAAAGAGATCAGAAGAACACTTCGTATCCGTGAAGGGGATCCCCTTGAAATTTATACGGACCGCGAAGGAGAAGTGATTTTAAAAAAATATTCGCCAATTAATGACTTAGGCGAATTCGCACAACAATATGCGGAATCATTATTTGAAACATTAGGTACCCCAACATTAATAAGTGACCGAGATGAAGTAATAGCCGTTGCAGGCGTTTCGAAAAAAGATTATGTGACGAGACGTTTAACAGTATTTGCAGAAGATATTATCAAAAACAGGTCACCTGTAAGTGAGAAGCTGGAGATGTCGATTGAACTTGTAGCAGGACAGTATGAACAAGTGAAATCTTATTGCATCGTACCGATAGTTTCGAATGGAGATCCGATTGGTGCTATTTATTTAATATCACGGGCCCATTTTATCGGTGAAGTCGAACAAAAAACTGCTGAAACAGCAGCCAACTTTTTAGCAAAGCAAATGGAAAACTAA